CCAACTACCAACTACTGCCTGCCCTGTCgccagtgatggaaaaagtactcaattgttatacttgagttaaagtaatgaaaccttaatagaaaattactcaagcaaaagtcaaccagtaaaatactacttgagtaaaagtctaaaagtatttggttttaaatatacttaggtatcaaaattaaaagtataaatcGTATACCATGTTTTACAAAACAGACAGCACAATTgtcttgttttttatttgtttacagatagccaggggcacacactccaacactcagatataatttacaaacaaagcatttgtgttaagtgagtccgtcagatcagagacagtagggatgatcagggatgttctcttgataagtgcgtgaatttgacaattttcctgttctgctaagctttcaaaatgtaacgagtacttttgggtgtcagggaaaatgaatggagtaaaaagtacattattttctttaggaatgtagtgaagtaaaagtaaaagtaatcaaaaatataaatagtaaagtaaagtacagatactaaaaaaaactacttaagtagtactttaaagtatttttacttaagtactttacaccactgcccgtTGCTAAGGCTCCTGGTCTCCTAGCAACAAAGACTTTAATAAGTGGCAACACATAATTGATACCATAAAACAAGGGCATATGCCTGAAGGCATATTGATCACcactgaggggagaggaggatggagagaaggaaaaGTCTGACTGCTCCCCCGATTGAGGCAGAGTACGAATGTTTATGGGTACTTCAAGGTAGGAATGAAGTGAAGGAACTAGGAGTGAGGGGTGGCTGAGAGAGGAGTAGAACAGTCAGTAATTTACTGTAATTCAACATGACCCTGTTACAGGCCtcacgagtggcgcagcggtctaaggcactgcatcgcagagctagaggcatcactactgaccctggttcaatcccaggctgtgtcatacATTCTAAAGCAGAAAcgttcgttaacctgttagggctagggggcagtattgacacggccggataaaaaacgtacccgatttaatctggttactactcctgcccagtaactagaatatgcatttaattattggctttggatagaaaacaccctaaagtttctaaaactgtttgaatggtgtctgtgagtataacagaactcaaatggcaggccaaaacctgagaagattccatgcaggaagtggcctgtctgacaagttgtgtttcatctgggctctttttattgaagactgaggatctttgctctaacgtgacacttcctacggctcccataggctctcagagcccgggaaaaagctgaacgatatcgaggcaacctctggctgaaacacattatcgcttttggcaagtggccgatcagagtactatgggcttaggcgcgtgcccgagtcgaccgaatgctttattttctttcgtctgtttacctaaacgcagattcccggtcggaatattatcgctttttatgagaaaaatggcataaaaatagattttaaacagcggatgacatgcttcgaagtatggtaatggaatatttcgattttttttgtcacgaattgcgagATGCTCgacacccttatttaccctttcggatagtgtcttgaacgcacgaacaaaacgccgctgtttggatataactatggattattttgaaccaaaccaacatttgttattgaagtagaagtcctgggagtgcattctgacgaagacagcaaaagtaatacaatttttcttatagtaaatctgactttggtgagtgctaaatttgctgggtgtctaaatagctagccctgtgatgctgggctatctactgagaatattgcaaaatgtgctttcaccgaaaagctattttaaaatcggacatatcgagtgcatagaggagttctgtatctataattcttaaaataattgttatgttttttgtgaacgtttatcgtgagtaatttagtaaattcaccgccagtgttcggtgggaatgctagtcacatgctagtcacatgctaatgttaaaaaagctggtttttgatataaatatgaacttgattgaacaaaacatgcaggtattgtataacataatgtcctagggttgtcatctgatgaagatcatcaaaggttagtgctgcatttagctgtggtttgggtttatgtgacattatatgctagcttggaaaatgggtgtctgattatttctggctgggtactctgctgacataatctaatgttttgctttcgttgtaaagcctttttgaaatcggacagtgtggttagattaacgagagtcttgtctttaaaatggtgtaaaatagtcatatgtttgaaaaattgaagtttttgcatttttgaggtttttgaataacgcgccacgggattacactggctgttacgtaggtgggacgatttggtgccacctaccctagagaggataaaggaCTATGTTCACTGAATGTCGAACTCACGGATTATTTGGAAGATGGAGGTGGCTTTCAGAAGCACCATATATGTGCATATAGTTTATATAGCTCTGAGATAggactatatacagtgaggggaaaaaaagtatttgatcccctgttgattttgtacgtttgcccactgacaaagaaatgatccgtctataattttaatggtaggtttatttgaacagtgagagacagaataacaacaaaaaaatccagaaaaacgcatttaaaaaatgttataaattgatttgcattttacagTCATTACCCTAATGACTGTCTTTATCATAACCCAGAATATAAGGCTTTATAacttaattgtttacaaacatcaaGAATTAAAAGAACATTGTATATCTTATGGTAGATACAGTCAGTAAACAAACTGCTGCTATGAATAGTCTCTCTGCCTTGATCTCTCCATTtggctctttccctctctctctttctctcactgttaTAAGTGGCTCAGCGTTGGCAGTGACAGTGTGCAGGCTGATGTCAGATCAGCCTCTAATTGGCCCACTCAATCCCCCTTCCCCCCTATTttctccttcctccatcccttgttctctctctacctctaccttctCATCTTGTTccatttcctctgtctctctcaatcgtTATCTCCCTTTGTGTGTCTCTGCTTGTAGCTCCtattgcctttctctctctctggactgATGTGAGCATCTTCCAATCCCTGCAGGGCTGTGTGAGGCAGGGGACCAATAGTGGGGTGGGGAAGGAGGAGCTGGGTGCTGTCGGCCAGCTCCAGGCTGAAATGCTCCATTTAGATCTGATCGACGGGGCCGATGATTATCGCGATGACAAGGAGTCATCTAAGCCATCTTCCACAGCACCCCTGCCAGTAACCGAGGACCCCCCTCTAGTAACCATGGATATATACCGGCCAAAGAGACCCACGACCCTTAACCTTTTCCCCATGGTGCCACGCACTCAGGTGAGTCCAAATGAACCCTCCGTTATCCCTTTATTACTCTTCCCATCCTTtgacccacctccctccttctgCTGGCTGACCCCACTTGCTGTCCCCTTTTCTTTCTTCCTCGTTAACCTCTGTGACAGCTGAATGAATATTGATAgctggaaggatggaggggtggatgaaTGAAATGATAGAGTAAAATGTACGAGGATGTGTGGATAAAGCTGATattctgtactgtatctagtcatTATGTGTGTATAACATCAGTGGGGAAAAACCTGTGATGATATCACCCCCCTAGACACCATGTCTGTTTTTCTCTGGGTGTTATGCTGGTCGAAACAATGGCTGGGATTATCAGGAGAGAAGAGAGTGTGTTCTTTTGGTACACATCTCCTTTTGTGTATGacaacagtgtatgtgtgtgactgagGCTTGTGACTGTATCAGTGgtggtcggtgccatttaagatgagggaggaattatatttttttaattagcatggccttatttctattgcagcatattggatgactgtcattcatattccattccccaagctcaatgtaacatcgataggtttaggctactacatgatacaacATGTTTCCCTATGcccatgtcatgacgttggcctgtgggtaaggtttatgacccccccccccataaatacctttctcccttcccctctctgaccctactgaaggacttgaatagcctgtgttaaatatagagagtctgggaacatcaaacaaatggggaaaaggaaccatattttggtaataaaaccagttggaaatatgcttgggaacgtaatgagtatggatttcatttcagttgtcatctgagacattatgactgatgacaggacgataTAAACTATACCTGTgaaagtatccaccctctagttatcagagtcacatggaattgttatgcaattgaaatgtttgatattgaaattgtttgttaggagattaaatgtaattttagcttccaaatgagagatttgggttttcataaggaaagtgccctgcttgatcagtggcccacccctgtgaagaggaggggttataaacgatgaaacacatccttcccccctctccactatataagcctttgacgaaaagataaccaggttgttccagcacgtgaggtctgcagcctctacgttagaaggacacacatgtcaagaacagaactaagccaacctcggcgtgagctttggtggcgaatggtatgaactttgagcttattcactacagaagtgatacttcctagccgttgagttagcagcggccgctgtagacgggggctagcaaaggacggacgacggaaccagtctaacagacggacgaagataccaccacgtatccaatttaccaccagagacattcttccgagtttacaggaagatctgttggccaacccggccagcatctacaaccaatctaccgaagcgcagctcagagtaaatatttattgcattttccttttccaaatgggcggtaatttagaatgcataagataaggtatttacgatagcatagctgctgtttctttgttcctaaatattcccgctctttcattcaagcccaaccccgtttcctttgtgtaaccagccatcatgtatgacatcatttgtattaggtgtatttgtaattctgtgtgattagtttaggtatttagtaaataaataattaaacccaattttctattgctgattcaacttgttagccagggttcgtgaagatagccaagaatttacaactttcattatgagactgaaaataagataagggttaatattgactgctatcgatgtaaaatattactaagtattttaagagtttatacggaagataacggctctataaacgttcttccgtggtgccccaactttctagttaattacatttacatgattagcttaatcaggtaatattaattacagagagaattttataggttagcatgtcatatcacttaatccggcatagccaaagacacgacatttggCGCCCCCTGTGAGGAATCTAAAACTAAGACGCACGTTGGGTCAATTTGATACAcatttggagcccccgtgcgaggaatctaaaataggatgacgctttcattttgattcagcatatataaaattgaaaagcagattacataatataccaaattgattatatacattatgggaattgtagaccggaattattggtgcgtgtgtgctctggagaatcgcctccgtgttgtgctctgagGTAGTCAGTGGCGAGCATAAGCTATACAGTTCTGTATGAGGactgataaagctatctgagaaatagcgcgtttggccaaacgctaagtatttctgcctctcgcgtttcagacgcgtgttggctaggtcattattaatttctcgagcgaggacaaagacccagccgattgaaatttaggagagattagcttgaccagcgataagtatctctctgtctctctcacgtttcgatgcgagtagaccacggtgcatcttgttgtttgccgcgagttccggttaaaacatcgtcaaatatcgccgaaaagggtttgaacataatacgttataagtaaaacctttcccttgccaagggaatcctatgttgagcatttttcaggcataaagtagcattagcttgctcgagatgctaagctaacaaaagggaaaacagccattttgttttgtgccacaTTGTAATTCATCCGACTTGCGGAACGAAAGTCCCGCCCTGGGTACTTCCGTTTGATTTCAGtgtgtgccagcagggacctctgaagagtcaccagtactttccttcaagtagaattagtcaggtgacactcaagtcgttactcgtgatatccagacggatatcgatgtcttattcaattgaactaataagtgaaattgccagatttacattctcaagtttaaataatatccaaattgatgagttttctaaatgagacattgtaatcttttttccacattaacctagatgaataaacctctcaggttaattaaagtttaaatcccaaatagcctatacaggtttgatttatcattaaaattgatcaatcagtaaaatttggtttttgcaaaatccattcagtaatccagtactgacagaagtcccgccccagtgggaatcccatgtggcttcggcccaaggaagaagtgtaccatagtggggagtgttcccaacatttaatcgactgtttacacttatgatatccaatcaatggagattgtatggattatcatctcattcaatttaataagttaaattgttgaacaaaccttaatgttcttgcaatcaaatgagacactttttaAATTTTCCACATTAccctagatgaataaacctctcaggttaattaaagtttaaatcccaaatagcctatacaggtttgatttatcattaaaattgatcaatcagtaaaatgtGGTTTTTGCAAAAtccattcagtaatccagtactgacagaagtcccgccccagcgggaatcccatgtggcttcggcccaaggaagaagtgtaccatagtggggagtgttcccaacatttaatcgactgtttacacttatgatatccaatcaatggagattgtatggattatcatctcattcaatttaataagttaaattgttgaacaaaccttaatgttcttgcaatcaaatgagacactttttaaattttccacattaacctagatgaataaacctctcaggttaattaaagtttaaatcccaaatagcatatacaggtttgatttatcattaaaatggatcaatcagtaaaatttggtttttgcaaaacccattcagtaatccagtactgagaagtcccgccccagcgggaatcccatgttgcttcggcccaaggaagaagtgtaccatagtggggagtgttcccaacatttgatctactgtttacacttatgatatccaatcaatggagattgtatggattatcatctcattcaatttaataagttaaattgttgaacataccttaatgttcttgcaatcaaatgagacacttttaaacttcccatattaacctggatgaagcaacctcaggttaattcaagtttaatacccagatagcctacccaggtaggattaatcattggcattgattaattaattcaatttgcttttgcaaattcattcacgtccaacttccacattactggtacagtactgatggttcgtcaacatctataaatagattaaacttgtctttgcagcttccaatgaattccaaacccaaacattgaaaaaaaataggaacatttttcctctaaatttttctaataatgtgcaagctaccaaaggaggtgatcaccactcctccgctaattagtgaacctccacccataaaaggattgatctctgacctcagcagtgataccaaccctaattatgccattagaaaaacaacagccgaaattgcgaacgctctccaaaatcaaccatcaaatacaggctttgtgactgttctctccactttagcacttatgtatcgccatcaaaggttggcatcggtccaataccacagtgcacagctgaagcacgtgcaagacatggctaacatgagggcaaagatggagagaactgagcaactattgacaaaagcaggaaatgaaaacattctgctagccgaggaactgcgtttgaaatcggaagaattaaaagtaattgcaaatacttatgacgatgaacgagcacaaactctccaacaaaatcgtcatctgcaggaacaactcgatttagccaaaactaaatacgaggtagtccacgccaaactagataaatctgttgagttatctacaaacaggagcacgcaatttgataacatgcaggcagttttgttgaacgttactcaaggtaacaatgttctactccaaattctgcagaccaaagacgatcagttgatgaacacaatgactaagttggattacaaatcagcagaacttattgaagtcgctgaccaaatgaatgatgagagaactcaggtgatgaggatggaaatattgatttctaagcaagcaaaggaaatctctcatcactgaatctctcgctccgtactcaagacctctatctgcaaaccatgacagataagtttgagaccgaaaggagcagaggtgacactcacgtgtccaaaatcggtactctaagcgctcaagtggactctgcaatgcagcagaagaccacccttaggtaccatctggaggaagtccagaatggtcacgctctacagcatgactacccatccaagcaaccggagtccggtactcaaaggagtgaagacgataggtttcagacattgcctccatcatgtgtccctcagtcttctcctcttggccattcggcactgagtaatatggagcctcttggccaacaaagccaaagcttggcttctcctcttggcctgtcggctccaatttctccacaggatgaagccaaccctctccgcccgcttggcgcggaataccttgacaaactcgtcaagaatttccccacctttgacctcgttccaggtcagccaaatgatactgagacgttcctagctgacatagaggacgcgttgggtggctacccgaatgctacgggttctgacagggtttacctgttgaagcgaacgtcgaatagacacgtgacgaggttcattcgcctacaacagcaacacgtgctaaatgactacgctaaacttgccacagctttgaaattagaattcagtggttctgcgactcgcaaacatgatagctcactggctaacacggtcaaacaagctcggaacgaacacccacaagctttctatcataggcttcgttcagcttactttggcctactcacggaaacaggaatggaagagctgttaccattcaaacaaatgtttctgtcgaacatgtatcccaccttcattacctacttgggccctgcagcccacgttggcttgcctatcttacaactcagagagcttgcaagcacagcttttgaggcatcaaaagctcgcaactctaagagccctgaccactcggttttgaagtttgaccaggagcactcactccagttagagggtgcattatcaggtattggagcttcgagagatgacgcaccacaacagtttctaccacgaaaccatgattccaataaccgccgcggtcgaaataactgtaaagtacgtcgccttcaaaacgactaccgctacaatcgacctgttcgctacgttcctgcacccaacccacacaaagtgtcagaacacaagggtaacaaagggttgaaggacgatcaaaacgtacaCCTATGTTCTCCAGATGTTCGACTAcgtgaagaactaaagcgagaacaatttgagaaaagggtaaaagataagtcacaaggactagacggggaattaccggacaccaggtccgcagaaattaacacccatagcaaggacgttaaagttcaaatttctcccgctctcattcaagaccctatccagggcccgcctgATCaggaaacaagcccccgggctttgtctatagactctgatacaaaagttgcgaagaaaaaggtaaaacgcttcgttaacctctatgggctaggtgggacgcttgcgtcccacctactcaacagccagttgaatcctgtggcgcgttattcaaataccttagatatgatattacttcaatttttcaaaaatatgactattttacaccattttaaagataagactctcgttaatctaaccacactgtccgatttcaaaaaggctttacaacgaaagcaaaacattagattatgtcagcagagtacccagccagaaataatcagacacccatttttcaagctagcatataatgtcacataaacccaaaccacagctaaatgtagcactaacatttgatgatcttcatcagatgacaaccctaggacattatgttatacaatacatgcatgttttgttcaatcaagttcatatttatatcaaaaaccagctttttacattagcatgtgactagcatgtgactagcattcccaccgaacactgctagtgaatttactaaattactcacgataaacgttcacaaaaagcataacaattattttaagaattatagatacagaactcctctatgcactcgatatgtccgattttaaaatagcttttcggtgaaagcacattttgcaatattctcagtagatagcccggcatcacagggctagctatttagacacccagcaggtttagcactcatcaaagtcagatttactataagaaaaatgttattacctttgttgtcttcgtcagaatgcactcccaggacttctacttcaataacaaatgttggtttggtccaaaataatccatcgttatatccaatcagcggcgttttgttcgtgcgttctagacactattctaaagggtaaataagggtgacgagcatggcgcaattcgtgacaaaataattctaaatattccattaccgtacttgcgcGCGACCCTgtaagctggtttttgatataaatatgaacttgattgaacaaaacatgcatgtattgtataacataatgtcctagggttgtcatctaatgaagatcatcaaaggttagtgctgcatttagctgtcttctgggtttttgtgacattatatgctagcttgaaaaatgggtgtctgattatttctggcttggtactctgctgacataatctaatgttttgctttcgttgtaaagcctttttgaaatcggacagtgtggttagattaacgagagtcttgtctttaaatagctgtaaaatagtcatatgtttgagaaattgaagtaataggatttttaaggtttttgaaaatcgcgccactggattagactggctgttgcgtaggtgggacgaattcgtcccgcctagcccagagaggttaaatcgggtacgttttttatccagccgtgtcaatactgccccctagccctaacaggttaaagccaagcccactcaaaatcggaaaagtcaatctgcttccaccttgaacagaaatggcacatcacgtcgttgcgaacgaccactccactttgtggggaatatgtccactaaccacgaatctaaacggccatacctggaaacagtcctggaggactgcttaacttgtcatgcgctaattgattcgggtgcgacaatatcactcatctctcaaacattgtttgatcatctcaaaagggctttgaagccaactaaacgttggttaaaagtggaacgatgcgaaactacacttcgaggggtcactcagactacctcgcctctcacattgagattcatgctgaaactacagttcaaggacgtatcgctcgttcaccctgtgtatgttaccagcctcgaaactgtacccctgctacttggagcagacttgatggatcgattactcccattgatggattggaaaaccaaccaggtatggtcacaggccacagtgccttctccactgaccacactgttttcccctaacgctagctgcaacgcagtcattcacgaagggtatctgtcgaaagcaccccgtGGGAAAAAgatgtttagaaacctcttggtgcagaatccgatccaaggagatattacgatatctcgacacattccatcagccaatctgattgaccactcttttcatgatttcgagccagctgtctctgtgaatgagcaacttccctcctccttgcagtcgtgcaatacggtagttgagatgaacttctcttgcccttcggacacttccgcaagcactgcggccgtctcagcaagaaaaacattgatgcgcagagtacactctgcttccgatgatacaccttctgctttgttggggactgt
This genomic stretch from Salmo salar chromosome ssa26, Ssal_v3.1, whole genome shotgun sequence harbors:
- the LOC123730759 gene encoding C-Jun-amino-terminal kinase-interacting protein 1 isoform X2; the protein is MDSGGEREEGWMEDQWEKWLTHDISLNEFEDDDLSEITEITDECGMSLNYMGLEIKGCVRQGTNSGVGKEELGAVGQLQAEMLHLDLIDGADDYRDDKESSKPSSTAPLPVTEDPPLVTMDIYRPKRPTTLNLFPMVPRTQDTLNNNSFGKKYSWQEKVSRSSSPSKQAG